One part of the Magallana gigas chromosome 5, xbMagGiga1.1, whole genome shotgun sequence genome encodes these proteins:
- the LOC105331728 gene encoding FMRFamide receptor isoform X2: protein MVKHGIGYPHSGSMSGDNATNGSGVVDPDKEFYELAVFINGEILYPCICIPGLLGNILTLVVLSKANMLSSTNAFLSALAVSDMVSLINDIIYFSVMVLSNSCPDIAYHIYVHFYPFAHFVFNIANSVSSWLTVSVAIERFLLVCFPAKSRTMCTRPRAIAGAVIINVVMLTVSMPYAFRYKTVQVFDDLKNQTSLKLNLTSLWQGDTFSVYYSWSINFLRCNIPLTLLIILNACIIKALLKLRAKNRSRYIHRQKVTFMLVIIIMKFLLCTTPDAILSTFYKYGYTEDNFKVRGIREFTDMLLAFNAATNFVVYCVLSVTFRMNCKKLFCHKEVPAGDGGDRRSVYKLLSDRSIFWKQNKKSSCGL, encoded by the exons ATGGTCAAGCACG GGATAGGATACCCACACAGTGGCAGCATGAGCGGCGATAACGCCACAAATGGCAGCGGGGTTGTGGACCCGGACAAAGAGTTCTACGAGCTGGCAGTCTTCATCAATGGCGAGATCCTGTATCCATGTATATGTATTCCCGGGTTACTCGGAAACATCCTCACGCTTGTGGTTCTATCTAAGGCGAACATGCTTTCCTCGACCAATGCTTTCCTGAGCGCTTTAGCCGTGTCGGACATGGTCAGTCTAATCAACGATATAATCTACTTCTCAGTCATGGTGCTGTCCAATTCATGTCCAGATATTGCTTACCACATTTACGTTCACTTCTATCCTTTCGCACATTTTGTGTTCAACATAGCGAACTCTGTGTCGTCCTGGCTTACCGTTTCTGTTGCCATAGAACGCTTTTTGCTGGTTTGTTTTCCCGCCAAATCTCGAACAATGTGCACGAGACCACGCGCTATAGCTGGAGCTGTCATCATTAACGTTGTCATGTTAACTGTATCAATGCCATATGCCTTCCGATACAAAACAGTTCAAGTTTTCGACGATCTGAAAAACCAAACTTCTCTGAAGCTCAATTTGACAAGTCTATGGCAGGGAGATACCTTTTCTGTGTACTATTCTTGGAGTATAAACTTTCTCAGGTGCAACATTCCACTTACTCTATTGATCATCCTGAATGCCTGCATTATCAAAGCACTCCTTAAACTCCGTGCCAAAAACAGATCGCGATACATTCATCGACAGAAGGTGACATTTATGCTGGTGATTATAATTATGAAGTTTCTCCTCTGTACCACCCCTGACGCCATTTTGTCGACGTTTTACAAGTATGGATACACCGAAGACAATTTCAAAGTTCGCGGAATCCGAGAGTTTACGGACATGCTTCTGGCTTTCAACGCGGCGACTAATTTTGTTGTCTATTGTGTTTTAAGCGTGACATTTCGGATGAATTGCAAAAAACTGTTTTGTCACAAGGAAGTCCCAGCCGGCGATGGAGGAGATAGGAGATCCGTGTACAAGCTATTGTCGGACAGATCAATAttttggaaacaaaacaaaaaaagcaGTTGTGGCCTTTGA
- the LOC105331728 gene encoding FMRFamide receptor isoform X1: MRTSINALLFNFVCCICADLTRAWKFPGIGYPHSGSMSGDNATNGSGVVDPDKEFYELAVFINGEILYPCICIPGLLGNILTLVVLSKANMLSSTNAFLSALAVSDMVSLINDIIYFSVMVLSNSCPDIAYHIYVHFYPFAHFVFNIANSVSSWLTVSVAIERFLLVCFPAKSRTMCTRPRAIAGAVIINVVMLTVSMPYAFRYKTVQVFDDLKNQTSLKLNLTSLWQGDTFSVYYSWSINFLRCNIPLTLLIILNACIIKALLKLRAKNRSRYIHRQKVTFMLVIIIMKFLLCTTPDAILSTFYKYGYTEDNFKVRGIREFTDMLLAFNAATNFVVYCVLSVTFRMNCKKLFCHKEVPAGDGGDRRSVYKLLSDRSIFWKQNKKSSCGL, from the exons ATGCGAACTAGTATCAATGCTCTGTTATTTAACTTCGTGTGCTGCATTTGTGCGGACCTAACTCGGGCTTGGAAATTTCCAG GGATAGGATACCCACACAGTGGCAGCATGAGCGGCGATAACGCCACAAATGGCAGCGGGGTTGTGGACCCGGACAAAGAGTTCTACGAGCTGGCAGTCTTCATCAATGGCGAGATCCTGTATCCATGTATATGTATTCCCGGGTTACTCGGAAACATCCTCACGCTTGTGGTTCTATCTAAGGCGAACATGCTTTCCTCGACCAATGCTTTCCTGAGCGCTTTAGCCGTGTCGGACATGGTCAGTCTAATCAACGATATAATCTACTTCTCAGTCATGGTGCTGTCCAATTCATGTCCAGATATTGCTTACCACATTTACGTTCACTTCTATCCTTTCGCACATTTTGTGTTCAACATAGCGAACTCTGTGTCGTCCTGGCTTACCGTTTCTGTTGCCATAGAACGCTTTTTGCTGGTTTGTTTTCCCGCCAAATCTCGAACAATGTGCACGAGACCACGCGCTATAGCTGGAGCTGTCATCATTAACGTTGTCATGTTAACTGTATCAATGCCATATGCCTTCCGATACAAAACAGTTCAAGTTTTCGACGATCTGAAAAACCAAACTTCTCTGAAGCTCAATTTGACAAGTCTATGGCAGGGAGATACCTTTTCTGTGTACTATTCTTGGAGTATAAACTTTCTCAGGTGCAACATTCCACTTACTCTATTGATCATCCTGAATGCCTGCATTATCAAAGCACTCCTTAAACTCCGTGCCAAAAACAGATCGCGATACATTCATCGACAGAAGGTGACATTTATGCTGGTGATTATAATTATGAAGTTTCTCCTCTGTACCACCCCTGACGCCATTTTGTCGACGTTTTACAAGTATGGATACACCGAAGACAATTTCAAAGTTCGCGGAATCCGAGAGTTTACGGACATGCTTCTGGCTTTCAACGCGGCGACTAATTTTGTTGTCTATTGTGTTTTAAGCGTGACATTTCGGATGAATTGCAAAAAACTGTTTTGTCACAAGGAAGTCCCAGCCGGCGATGGAGGAGATAGGAGATCCGTGTACAAGCTATTGTCGGACAGATCAATAttttggaaacaaaacaaaaaaagcaGTTGTGGCCTTTGA
- the LOC105331728 gene encoding FMRFamide receptor isoform X3, with product MSGDNATNGSGVVDPDKEFYELAVFINGEILYPCICIPGLLGNILTLVVLSKANMLSSTNAFLSALAVSDMVSLINDIIYFSVMVLSNSCPDIAYHIYVHFYPFAHFVFNIANSVSSWLTVSVAIERFLLVCFPAKSRTMCTRPRAIAGAVIINVVMLTVSMPYAFRYKTVQVFDDLKNQTSLKLNLTSLWQGDTFSVYYSWSINFLRCNIPLTLLIILNACIIKALLKLRAKNRSRYIHRQKVTFMLVIIIMKFLLCTTPDAILSTFYKYGYTEDNFKVRGIREFTDMLLAFNAATNFVVYCVLSVTFRMNCKKLFCHKEVPAGDGGDRRSVYKLLSDRSIFWKQNKKSSCGL from the coding sequence ATGAGCGGCGATAACGCCACAAATGGCAGCGGGGTTGTGGACCCGGACAAAGAGTTCTACGAGCTGGCAGTCTTCATCAATGGCGAGATCCTGTATCCATGTATATGTATTCCCGGGTTACTCGGAAACATCCTCACGCTTGTGGTTCTATCTAAGGCGAACATGCTTTCCTCGACCAATGCTTTCCTGAGCGCTTTAGCCGTGTCGGACATGGTCAGTCTAATCAACGATATAATCTACTTCTCAGTCATGGTGCTGTCCAATTCATGTCCAGATATTGCTTACCACATTTACGTTCACTTCTATCCTTTCGCACATTTTGTGTTCAACATAGCGAACTCTGTGTCGTCCTGGCTTACCGTTTCTGTTGCCATAGAACGCTTTTTGCTGGTTTGTTTTCCCGCCAAATCTCGAACAATGTGCACGAGACCACGCGCTATAGCTGGAGCTGTCATCATTAACGTTGTCATGTTAACTGTATCAATGCCATATGCCTTCCGATACAAAACAGTTCAAGTTTTCGACGATCTGAAAAACCAAACTTCTCTGAAGCTCAATTTGACAAGTCTATGGCAGGGAGATACCTTTTCTGTGTACTATTCTTGGAGTATAAACTTTCTCAGGTGCAACATTCCACTTACTCTATTGATCATCCTGAATGCCTGCATTATCAAAGCACTCCTTAAACTCCGTGCCAAAAACAGATCGCGATACATTCATCGACAGAAGGTGACATTTATGCTGGTGATTATAATTATGAAGTTTCTCCTCTGTACCACCCCTGACGCCATTTTGTCGACGTTTTACAAGTATGGATACACCGAAGACAATTTCAAAGTTCGCGGAATCCGAGAGTTTACGGACATGCTTCTGGCTTTCAACGCGGCGACTAATTTTGTTGTCTATTGTGTTTTAAGCGTGACATTTCGGATGAATTGCAAAAAACTGTTTTGTCACAAGGAAGTCCCAGCCGGCGATGGAGGAGATAGGAGATCCGTGTACAAGCTATTGTCGGACAGATCAATAttttggaaacaaaacaaaaaaagcaGTTGTGGCCTTTGA